Proteins encoded in a region of the Acidobacteriota bacterium genome:
- a CDS encoding DUF6178 family protein has translation MTNVTDQDPKASALASVGLRRPSELIYRTCYAPVDLAGLLETAENRSRIRRLSVPQLYFGLKELGEHRIQALLPHITEAQWQGVLDLDLWNRDRANAGKFLFWAAQIIQTENPVAAKIVRGTDRQLLELWLKRRIRFEEIVDDDPGPAPDGDFMETPDRSYLVQLPRNPEESRLARALLLKLYELGPEETRLWIQESRYRTSIELEEAAYQNRKRRIEDLGFQDYFDALDVYAYLPPGTPLPEKMRDQLRAVGTLPSPVARMKQGPLLLFQAMAAFARPHELEPLLEELFFVCNKILSADRIPPNRTSRVKRAIRKALTGINLGLEVWAEGDLNRARDGLGRHYLQSFFHTGYSRLVELRDRARKIRARDSLEAGSPLADALAELSRNYPLLLVEIREKRRRRFLKNRSDLERADRYLEAAQVP, from the coding sequence ATGACGAACGTGACTGATCAGGATCCGAAAGCATCCGCCCTGGCTTCCGTGGGGCTCCGCCGTCCTTCCGAACTCATCTACCGGACCTGCTACGCCCCGGTGGACCTGGCCGGTCTTCTGGAGACGGCGGAGAACCGCTCCCGGATTCGGCGCCTTTCCGTCCCCCAGCTTTACTTCGGACTCAAGGAGTTGGGCGAGCACCGGATCCAGGCGCTGTTGCCCCACATCACCGAGGCGCAGTGGCAGGGCGTTCTGGACCTGGACCTCTGGAACCGCGACCGCGCCAACGCTGGGAAGTTCCTCTTCTGGGCGGCACAGATCATCCAAACCGAGAACCCGGTGGCCGCCAAAATCGTCCGGGGCACCGACCGGCAACTCCTGGAACTCTGGCTCAAACGCCGGATCAGGTTCGAGGAGATCGTGGACGACGATCCGGGTCCCGCTCCAGACGGGGACTTCATGGAAACCCCGGACCGCTCCTACCTGGTCCAGTTGCCCAGGAATCCGGAGGAATCCCGGCTCGCCCGCGCCCTGCTTTTGAAGCTGTACGAGCTGGGCCCGGAGGAGACCCGCCTCTGGATCCAGGAATCCCGCTACCGCACCTCCATCGAACTGGAGGAGGCCGCCTATCAGAATCGGAAACGGCGGATCGAGGACCTGGGTTTCCAGGATTACTTCGACGCCCTGGACGTGTATGCCTATCTGCCTCCGGGGACGCCGCTTCCGGAGAAAATGCGCGACCAACTGCGAGCCGTCGGCACCCTGCCCTCACCAGTGGCCCGGATGAAGCAGGGTCCCCTCCTCCTTTTCCAGGCCATGGCCGCCTTCGCCCGGCCCCACGAGCTGGAACCGCTGTTGGAGGAGCTGTTCTTCGTCTGCAACAAGATCCTCTCCGCCGACCGGATCCCTCCCAACCGGACCTCCCGGGTCAAGCGGGCCATCCGCAAGGCGCTCACCGGCATCAACCTGGGACTGGAGGTCTGGGCCGAAGGAGACTTGAACCGGGCCCGGGACGGACTCGGGCGCCACTACCTGCAATCCTTCTTCCACACCGGCTACAGCCGGTTGGTGGAACTGCGCGACCGGGCCCGAAAGATCCGGGCCCGGGACTCCCTCGAAGCCGGGTCGCCGTTGGCTGACGCCCTGGCGGAACTGTCCCGGAACTATCCGCTCCTGCTGGTGGAGATCCGGGAAAAGCGGCGGCGGCGGTTCCTCAAGAACCGGTCGGACCTGGAACGGGCCGACCGGTACCTGGAGGCGGCCCAGGTACCGTAG
- the nfi gene encoding deoxyribonuclease V (cleaves DNA at apurinic or apyrimidinic sites) — protein MEPLHSWDLTPKEAVQLQKRLRSRIHTDLPLPEPEKIAGVDVGYSRPLGLSVATVAVLAFPSLELVESAVATTPTPFPYVPGLLSFRELPPILKALDRLSAPPEMILVDGHGRAHPRRFGIACHLGLWLGIPTIGVGKTRLCGKYEEPELTKGSLSPLLDGRELLGVVLRTRTGVRPVFVSVGYGLPLEACVNWTRAVTPRYRLPEPIRQAHNLAAKQTGSR, from the coding sequence ATGGAACCGCTGCACTCGTGGGACCTCACTCCAAAGGAGGCGGTCCAACTCCAGAAGCGGCTCCGCTCCCGCATCCATACTGACCTTCCCTTGCCTGAGCCGGAAAAAATCGCCGGCGTGGACGTCGGTTACAGCCGCCCGCTCGGCCTCTCCGTCGCCACCGTCGCGGTCCTTGCCTTCCCCTCCCTGGAACTCGTGGAATCGGCGGTGGCCACCACACCCACGCCCTTTCCCTACGTCCCCGGATTGCTGAGCTTTCGGGAACTGCCTCCGATCCTGAAGGCCCTGGACCGGCTCTCGGCGCCGCCGGAGATGATCCTGGTGGACGGTCACGGACGGGCTCATCCCCGGCGATTCGGAATCGCCTGCCATCTGGGCCTGTGGCTCGGGATTCCCACCATCGGCGTGGGCAAAACCCGCCTCTGCGGCAAATACGAGGAGCCGGAGTTGACCAAGGGATCGCTCAGTCCCCTGTTGGACGGACGCGAACTGCTGGGCGTGGTCCTGCGCACCCGCACCGGGGTCCGGCCCGTCTTCGTCTCGGTGGGATACGGGCTGCCCCTGGAAGCCTGCGTGAACTGGACGCGGGCCGTCACCCCCCGCTACCGGCTCCCGGAGCCGATCCGGCAAGCCCACAACCTGGCGGCCAAACAGACCGGGAGCCGGTAA
- a CDS encoding CehA/McbA family metallohydrolase: protein MSRPGRIRLRLILPFAGLLFLTFVHSMQTRRYAQISEHRPLPPPLPDPGPDAATLQLRIVDGRTGRPVSATVSINGGTQEPRQDPYLAYSLRRTNGERQGPMRFRKLDDYFFTDGSVSVRVPPGHCVVEVGKGYEYQRSRRVFRLEKNEVRQATIAVSRWIDMAELGWYSGDTHIHFERDGSNDDQLLVLTSAKDIRYAYSLSMNTGGYALGREFESWRQAHGLGPASEVRRGGYFLSSGQEYRNSSMGHVTVVLAKDYVPAAGWTADANLGPSLAVIGDQARELGGYMGLNHGGYYRLEADYVGLTGKSDFLELLQLGGYRGLGLDGWYDFLNLGYRWPIVGASDFPYSRELGDSITYVFSETEPTPRGFMEGVVQGRSFVTSGPMLLVSVNGKGPGKSLHFPGGEPVALELEARVRSPLYPVRTLEIIWNGRVVSRYFDADGRSIWDHAERLQVSGSGWVGVRAYGDPGTEAHSNPVYVDVGGRLPFDDDACGQILARLEGSIRSALTPEIRDRYRDIHARLKRYRDTRDAEGLAIPRR from the coding sequence ATGAGCCGACCCGGCCGGATACGCCTGAGGCTGATTCTTCCCTTTGCGGGATTGCTGTTTCTGACCTTCGTCCACTCCATGCAGACGCGCCGCTACGCCCAGATCAGCGAGCACCGTCCCCTTCCGCCTCCCCTGCCCGATCCCGGCCCCGACGCCGCGACGCTCCAGCTTCGGATCGTCGACGGGCGGACCGGCCGCCCGGTCAGCGCCACGGTCAGCATCAACGGAGGCACCCAGGAGCCCCGGCAGGATCCGTATCTCGCCTACTCGCTGCGGCGAACCAATGGAGAGCGCCAGGGGCCCATGAGGTTTCGGAAGCTCGACGATTACTTCTTCACCGACGGCTCCGTCAGCGTCCGGGTCCCTCCCGGCCACTGCGTGGTGGAGGTGGGAAAAGGATACGAATACCAGCGCAGCCGGCGGGTGTTCCGGCTGGAGAAGAATGAGGTCCGCCAAGCCACCATCGCCGTGTCCCGCTGGATCGACATGGCGGAGCTGGGCTGGTACTCCGGCGACACCCACATCCACTTCGAGCGCGACGGAAGCAACGACGACCAACTGCTGGTGCTCACTTCCGCCAAGGACATCCGCTATGCCTACAGCCTGTCCATGAACACGGGCGGTTACGCCCTGGGCCGGGAGTTCGAATCGTGGCGCCAGGCCCACGGTCTGGGTCCGGCGTCGGAGGTCCGGCGGGGCGGCTATTTCCTGTCGTCGGGCCAGGAATACCGCAACTCCTCCATGGGGCACGTCACCGTCGTTTTGGCCAAGGATTACGTTCCGGCCGCAGGGTGGACCGCCGACGCCAACCTGGGCCCCTCACTGGCCGTCATCGGGGACCAAGCGAGGGAACTGGGGGGCTACATGGGTCTCAACCACGGCGGCTACTACCGCCTGGAGGCGGACTACGTGGGCCTGACCGGCAAGTCGGACTTCCTGGAATTGTTGCAACTGGGTGGTTACCGGGGCCTGGGTCTGGACGGCTGGTACGATTTCCTGAACCTCGGTTACCGCTGGCCCATCGTGGGCGCGTCCGATTTTCCCTACAGCCGGGAGCTGGGTGACAGCATCACCTACGTCTTCTCGGAGACGGAACCGACGCCGCGCGGCTTTATGGAGGGGGTGGTCCAGGGACGCAGCTTCGTGACCAGCGGCCCCATGCTGCTGGTCTCGGTCAACGGGAAGGGTCCCGGAAAGTCGCTTCACTTCCCCGGAGGAGAGCCCGTCGCCCTGGAGTTGGAGGCCCGGGTCCGGAGCCCGCTCTATCCGGTACGGACCCTGGAAATCATATGGAACGGCAGGGTCGTCTCCCGCTACTTCGACGCGGACGGACGAAGCATCTGGGACCATGCGGAAAGGCTTCAGGTCTCCGGGAGCGGATGGGTCGGTGTCAGGGCCTACGGAGATCCGGGGACCGAGGCTCACTCCAACCCGGTCTACGTCGACGTGGGCGGGCGGCTCCCCTTCGACGACGACGCCTGCGGGCAGATTCTGGCGCGCCTGGAAGGGTCCATCCGCTCGGCCCTGACTCCGGAGATCCGCGACCGGTACCGGGACATTCATGCCCGGTTGAAACGCTATCGGGATACCCGCGACGCAGAGGGGCTGGCCATTCCCCGGCGTTGA
- a CDS encoding CehA/McbA family metallohydrolase, whose amino-acid sequence MTSPTRPAVKRLRILFLGSLLISFAYSMQLSRHRQIEVPAPAPPPPVEAGADAATLNLKIVERGSDTPVSATVSVNGGAVEGEEAYLEHSLRRSANRHKGPIRFRPLSYYFYTDGTLSLKVPPGRCTVEVRKGYEYVPSHRTFELDPGQILDATVTLSRWIDMAALGWYSGDTHIHFDRTGTNDDSLLTLTSARDIRYAFSLSMNTRGYSLGGAFESWHQAHGLGDGSIRNRGPYFLTSGQEYRTRTLGHVTILMARDYVPGTGHTPNTDRGPSLGVIGDQARELGGVIGLNHGGYTRLEADSLALSGKMDFLELLQFGGYRGLGLDGWYDFLNLGYRWPMAGASDYPATRELGDCITYVRASEPPTPRGFIEGLLRGESFATSGPMLLVTVNGKRPGESILAKEKTSLELEVEIRVSSPLYPVRYVDLIRNGRVVSRAFAAEGRSHWELSRRIEASSSGWVAVRAYSDAGTEAHTNPVYVYLDGKLPFDDDACGQILARLDSSLRAIPAKSVLARVRTLRDRLARYRDTGDPQGLALPSAARIAEAEASRSAAGPVAAKGAASR is encoded by the coding sequence ATGACGAGCCCGACCCGTCCGGCCGTGAAACGACTCCGGATCCTGTTTCTGGGCAGCCTCCTGATCTCGTTCGCCTACTCCATGCAACTGAGCCGCCACCGTCAGATCGAAGTGCCGGCCCCGGCGCCTCCTCCTCCGGTGGAGGCCGGAGCCGACGCGGCGACCCTGAATCTGAAGATCGTGGAGCGAGGATCGGATACTCCCGTCAGCGCCACCGTGAGCGTCAACGGAGGAGCCGTCGAGGGTGAGGAGGCCTACCTGGAGCATTCGCTGAGGCGTTCGGCCAACCGGCACAAGGGACCGATCCGGTTCCGTCCGCTGAGCTACTACTTCTACACCGACGGCACCCTCAGCCTGAAGGTGCCGCCAGGACGATGCACGGTGGAGGTGCGCAAGGGCTACGAATACGTTCCGTCGCACCGCACCTTCGAACTGGATCCGGGGCAGATCCTGGACGCCACCGTCACCCTCTCCCGCTGGATCGACATGGCCGCTCTGGGCTGGTATTCCGGGGACACCCACATCCACTTCGACCGCACGGGAACCAATGACGACAGCCTGCTGACGCTGACCTCGGCCCGGGACATTCGCTACGCCTTCAGCCTCTCCATGAACACGCGGGGCTACTCGTTGGGCGGAGCTTTCGAGTCGTGGCATCAGGCCCACGGCCTGGGCGACGGCTCGATCCGCAATCGAGGCCCCTACTTCCTCACCTCCGGCCAGGAGTACCGGACCCGGACCCTGGGGCATGTGACCATCCTCATGGCCCGGGATTACGTCCCGGGAACCGGTCACACCCCGAACACCGACAGGGGGCCGTCGCTGGGGGTCATCGGCGACCAGGCTCGGGAACTGGGGGGAGTGATCGGTCTCAATCACGGCGGCTACACGCGCCTGGAGGCGGACTCCCTGGCTCTTTCGGGAAAGATGGACTTCCTGGAACTGCTCCAGTTCGGAGGGTATCGGGGGCTCGGTCTGGACGGGTGGTACGACTTCCTGAATCTTGGCTACCGCTGGCCCATGGCGGGCGCCTCCGACTACCCGGCCACCCGCGAATTGGGGGACTGCATCACTTATGTGCGGGCTTCCGAGCCCCCCACCCCCCGAGGGTTCATCGAGGGCCTGCTCCGGGGGGAAAGCTTCGCCACCTCCGGGCCCATGCTCCTGGTCACCGTCAACGGGAAGCGGCCGGGAGAGTCGATCCTGGCGAAGGAGAAAACCAGTTTGGAGCTGGAAGTGGAGATCCGAGTCTCCAGTCCCCTTTATCCGGTCCGATACGTGGACCTGATCCGGAACGGACGCGTTGTGTCGCGGGCCTTCGCCGCCGAGGGCCGATCCCACTGGGAACTGAGCCGCAGGATCGAAGCCTCTTCCAGCGGCTGGGTGGCGGTGAGGGCTTATTCCGACGCCGGGACCGAAGCCCACACCAATCCCGTCTACGTCTATCTCGACGGCAAGCTCCCCTTTGACGACGACGCCTGCGGCCAGATTCTGGCCCGGCTGGATTCCTCCCTCCGCGCCATTCCCGCAAAGAGCGTGCTGGCCCGGGTCCGGACCCTCCGGGACCGGCTGGCCCGCTACCGGGATACCGGCGATCCGCAAGGCTTGGCGCTACCCTCCGCCGCCCGGATCGCAGAGGCTGAAGCAAGCCGGTCCGCCGCGGGGCCGGTCGCCGCAAAAGGAGCGGCATCGAGATGA